In Saccharicrinis fermentans DSM 9555 = JCM 21142, a genomic segment contains:
- the murI gene encoding glutamate racemase — protein MDTLSGPIAVFDSGYGGLTVLEKLRKRMPQYDFLYLGDNARSPYGTRSFDVVYEYTLEAVEKLFSMGVHLVILACNTASAKALRTIQQNDLPRIDPNRRVLGVIRPSVEVIPKYTLTNKIGVLGTLGTVQSDSYRMELEKQSKKLKVYQEACPMWVPLVENGEAESDGADFFIRKHVDRLLAMDKDIDTVILGCTHYPLLMNKIKQYLPHSCTILAQGDIVARSLEDYLKRHPQMDAQCSKSGETLFYTTENVDKFKQTAGYFLQEDIEVHHIQL, from the coding sequence ATGGATACTTTATCAGGGCCAATTGCTGTTTTTGATTCGGGATATGGAGGACTTACCGTATTGGAAAAGTTGCGTAAGCGGATGCCTCAATATGACTTCTTATATCTGGGCGACAATGCCAGATCGCCTTATGGAACCCGTTCTTTTGATGTGGTATATGAATATACCCTGGAGGCCGTCGAAAAACTATTTTCAATGGGTGTACATTTGGTTATTCTGGCTTGTAATACGGCTTCGGCTAAAGCCTTGCGAACGATACAACAAAATGACCTCCCAAGAATTGACCCAAATAGGCGTGTTTTAGGTGTTATCAGACCAAGTGTAGAGGTAATACCCAAGTATACATTGACAAACAAAATAGGGGTGTTGGGAACGCTTGGAACCGTGCAGTCTGATTCTTATCGGATGGAACTGGAAAAGCAATCAAAAAAATTGAAGGTTTATCAAGAGGCTTGTCCTATGTGGGTTCCGCTGGTGGAAAATGGAGAGGCCGAATCGGACGGTGCCGATTTTTTTATAAGAAAACATGTGGATCGATTGCTGGCAATGGATAAGGATATTGATACGGTGATTTTAGGTTGTACTCATTATCCTTTATTGATGAATAAAATAAAGCAGTATCTGCCACATTCTTGTACGATCTTGGCTCAGGGTGATATTGTAGCCCGTAGTTTGGAAGATTATTTGAAGCGTCATCCACAAATGGATGCCCAATGTTCCAAGTCAGGAGAGACTTTATTTTATACCACAGAAAATGTGGATAAGTTTAAACAAACGGCAGGTTACTTTTTGCAGGAAGACATTGAAGTACATCATATACAACTTTGA
- a CDS encoding OmpH family outer membrane protein: protein MKKIVFIAIILGMSFALQAQKYAFVDTEYILKNIPAFEAANEQLNQTSQGWQKEIEAIYAEVETMYQNYQTESVFLSNEMKIKKEEEIVAKEKEARQLQTKYFGPEGELGKKREALIKPIQDEIYNSIREMVEEDGYAAIFDKASGGVVLFSDSKYDISDDVLEKLGYKK, encoded by the coding sequence ATGAAGAAAATAGTTTTTATTGCGATAATACTTGGAATGAGCTTTGCGCTACAAGCGCAAAAATATGCTTTTGTGGATACTGAGTATATATTAAAGAATATACCAGCATTTGAGGCAGCTAATGAACAATTGAACCAGACTTCGCAGGGCTGGCAGAAAGAAATAGAAGCCATTTATGCAGAGGTGGAAACCATGTATCAGAACTATCAAACTGAGAGTGTGTTTTTGTCGAATGAGATGAAAATTAAAAAAGAAGAAGAAATTGTTGCCAAAGAAAAAGAAGCGCGTCAGCTGCAAACAAAGTACTTTGGACCAGAGGGTGAACTAGGAAAGAAACGCGAAGCGCTTATTAAACCGATCCAAGATGAGATCTATAATTCCATACGTGAGATGGTAGAAGAGGATGGATATGCGGCAATATTTGATAAAGCATCGGGCGGTGTTGTTTTATTTTCCGATTCAAAATACGATATTAGCGACGATGTTTTAGAAAAACTGGGATATAAAAAATAG
- a CDS encoding BamA/OMP85 family outer membrane protein, producing MLKHFTLFFIILTILPTLSFAQNQDNVPVISYSATPRKYEIAEINVTGIQNYDPKILVNLSGLRVGQKLNVPGEEISEAIRKYWEHGLFSDVKIVATKIESGKIWLEIQLLERPRLSDINYYGLKKSEVETVSEKVAMMKGSQVTPYLITRSEKYITDYFVAKGFYNTEVRVVQKDDTTQVNHVYLDITVDKKEKVKVRSLEFLGNTVFSDSKLNRTMKKTNAKGKIKNFFRTKKFINETYQEDLVAVIDKYNEFGYRDMIIDYDSIAKNDDNTVDIKIKVEEGAKYYLGDISWIGNSIYPGEYLSAMLRLKKGDVFNQKLLDERLFQDDDAVHNLYMNNGYLFSNIQPVEVNVYGDTIDLEMRVYEGKQATINNIVINGNTKTHEHVVRREVRTKPGQLFSKSELIRTIRELSQLGHFNPENIQPDVQPNPEDGTVDLVYNLEEKANDQIELSGGWGAGMFVGSLGLKFSNFSVRNIFNKESWRPLPTGDGQTLSLRAQTNGKYYQSYSFSFTEPWLGGKRPNSLTVSAYRSIQSSVSDSYYSNYNSYFSSGSYGGYGNTYGYSQYDASDFDQHMKIFGISVGFGKRLTWPDDWFSLYAEVSYQHYDLLDWQYFIMQNGVSQNLHFKFIFSRNSIDNPLYTRRGSNFSFGVEFTPPYSAWIDKNYKSLYNTTISGDTDERADAQEELYDYIEYHKWTTQGSIFTPLDKSEKLVLMGKYEMGFLGYYNEYVRSPYEKFMLGGDGMSGYSMYGSQTVGLRGYENSSLTPRNRYGSYDGNIYNKLTFEMRYPLTLQPSAQVYALGFLEAGNAWSDFQDYNPFDLKRSAGVGVRIFLPIFGLMGIDWGYGFDEAQVQGSNGSQFHFVIGQQF from the coding sequence ATGCTGAAACATTTTACACTTTTCTTTATCATTCTCACTATACTCCCCACTTTATCATTTGCTCAAAATCAGGATAATGTGCCCGTTATAAGCTATTCGGCAACTCCCCGTAAATACGAGATAGCTGAAATTAACGTCACAGGTATCCAAAATTATGATCCAAAAATCCTCGTGAACCTTTCAGGACTTCGGGTTGGACAAAAACTGAATGTTCCAGGTGAAGAAATATCGGAAGCTATTCGAAAATATTGGGAACATGGACTTTTTTCGGATGTGAAAATTGTAGCCACTAAAATTGAATCCGGAAAAATATGGCTCGAAATTCAACTGTTGGAGCGACCTCGTTTGTCAGATATCAATTATTATGGCCTGAAAAAATCGGAAGTTGAAACTGTTTCTGAAAAAGTAGCCATGATGAAAGGAAGTCAAGTAACTCCTTATTTGATTACACGATCTGAGAAATATATTACTGATTATTTTGTGGCCAAAGGCTTTTATAATACTGAGGTTCGTGTAGTACAAAAGGATGATACCACCCAAGTAAACCATGTCTATCTGGATATTACCGTAGATAAAAAAGAGAAAGTAAAGGTTCGTTCTCTTGAGTTTTTAGGTAATACTGTATTTTCAGATAGTAAGTTGAACCGAACCATGAAGAAGACCAATGCTAAAGGAAAAATAAAGAATTTCTTTCGTACCAAAAAGTTTATCAACGAAACTTATCAGGAAGACCTTGTGGCTGTAATAGATAAATACAATGAGTTTGGTTATCGTGATATGATTATCGATTATGACTCCATTGCTAAAAATGATGATAATACAGTAGATATTAAAATTAAGGTTGAAGAAGGAGCTAAGTATTACTTAGGGGATATTTCATGGATTGGAAATAGTATTTACCCTGGGGAGTATCTGAGTGCTATGCTGCGTTTGAAAAAAGGAGATGTTTTTAACCAAAAATTATTGGATGAGCGCTTGTTTCAGGATGATGATGCGGTGCATAATTTATACATGAATAATGGTTACCTGTTTTCGAATATTCAACCTGTTGAAGTAAATGTGTATGGTGATACCATCGATTTAGAGATGAGAGTGTATGAAGGAAAACAAGCTACTATAAATAATATTGTTATTAATGGTAATACCAAAACGCATGAACATGTGGTTCGTCGTGAAGTGCGTACCAAACCGGGACAGTTATTTAGTAAATCAGAATTGATTCGTACCATACGTGAGCTATCACAATTGGGGCATTTTAATCCGGAAAATATCCAACCTGATGTACAACCGAATCCTGAGGATGGTACTGTTGACCTAGTATATAACCTCGAAGAGAAAGCCAACGACCAGATAGAACTTTCAGGAGGTTGGGGAGCAGGTATGTTTGTGGGATCTCTAGGTCTTAAGTTTTCTAACTTCTCTGTTCGTAATATATTTAACAAAGAGTCTTGGCGTCCTTTACCTACAGGTGATGGTCAAACATTGTCCTTAAGGGCGCAGACGAATGGAAAATATTACCAATCATATAGCTTTTCGTTTACCGAGCCTTGGTTGGGAGGGAAAAGACCAAATTCCTTAACCGTTTCGGCTTACCGCTCTATTCAATCGAGTGTTTCGGATAGTTATTATAGTAATTATAACAGTTACTTTAGCAGCGGTTCATATGGGGGCTACGGTAATACTTATGGATATTCACAATATGACGCTTCTGATTTTGATCAGCATATGAAAATATTTGGAATATCAGTTGGTTTTGGAAAACGTTTGACATGGCCTGATGACTGGTTCTCTTTATACGCCGAAGTGAGTTATCAACACTATGACCTACTGGATTGGCAGTATTTTATCATGCAAAATGGAGTGTCACAGAATTTACATTTTAAATTTATTTTTTCACGTAACTCTATTGATAATCCATTGTATACACGTAGAGGATCTAATTTTTCTTTCGGCGTAGAATTTACACCTCCTTATTCGGCCTGGATTGATAAGAATTATAAGAGTCTGTATAATACGACTATCTCTGGGGATACGGATGAGAGAGCTGATGCTCAGGAAGAATTATACGATTATATCGAATATCATAAGTGGACCACCCAAGGATCTATCTTTACCCCTCTTGATAAATCTGAAAAGTTAGTATTGATGGGAAAATACGAGATGGGATTTTTAGGGTATTACAACGAATATGTTCGCTCTCCGTATGAAAAATTTATGCTGGGAGGAGATGGAATGTCGGGCTATAGTATGTATGGTAGCCAAACTGTAGGTTTAAGAGGGTATGAAAATTCATCCTTAACGCCCAGAAACAGATATGGTAGTTATGATGGTAACATCTATAATAAACTCACCTTTGAAATGAGATATCCATTGACCTTACAGCCATCAGCACAGGTGTATGCATTGGGATTTCTCGAGGCCGGTAATGCTTGGAGCGATTTTCAAGATTATAATCCTTTCGACCTAAAACGTTCTGCTGGTGTTGGTGTGCGTATCTTTCTTCCTATCTTTGGTTTGATGGGGATAGATTGGGGTTACGGATTTGATGAAGCACAAGTTCAAGGTTCCAATGGAAGTCAATTCCACTTTGTGATTGGACAGCAATTTTAA
- the dnaJ gene encoding molecular chaperone DnaJ: MSKRDYYEVLGVSKNATAEEIKKAYRKKAIQFHPDKNPGDKAAEEKFKEAAEAYEVLSDQQKKSRYDQYGHAGVGGASGGGYGGGGMSMDDIFSHFGDIFGGGGFGGFSGFGGFNGGGGRQRVNKGSNLRVKVTLTLDEILNGVEKKIKVKKYVPCKHCKGSGADGGASHSTCTTCNGSGQVTRISNTILGQMQTASTCPTCGGEGKIITNKCKYCAGEGIEKDEEVIPINIPAGVEEGMQLSVSGKGNAARRGGINGDLLVLIHEEEHPELVRDGRDLLYNLFVSIPDATLGAPVEIPTLEGRVKVKIEAGTQPGKVLRLRGKGLPEVNAYGRGDLLVKINVWIPKDLSRDEKKALEKMAESDSFTPKPSSHEKNFFSRMKDMF, from the coding sequence ATGTCGAAAAGAGATTATTACGAAGTACTAGGAGTATCTAAGAACGCCACAGCGGAGGAAATTAAAAAGGCCTATCGGAAAAAAGCCATCCAATTTCACCCAGATAAGAACCCAGGTGACAAAGCAGCAGAAGAAAAATTTAAAGAGGCTGCCGAAGCTTATGAGGTGTTGAGCGATCAACAAAAGAAATCACGTTACGATCAGTATGGTCATGCAGGTGTTGGTGGAGCTTCCGGCGGTGGTTATGGCGGAGGAGGTATGTCTATGGACGATATTTTCTCGCACTTCGGCGATATATTCGGAGGTGGTGGATTCGGTGGATTTAGTGGTTTTGGTGGTTTTAATGGTGGCGGTGGTCGTCAGCGTGTTAATAAAGGATCTAACCTGCGCGTGAAAGTGACTCTTACCCTGGATGAGATACTAAATGGGGTTGAAAAGAAAATTAAAGTAAAGAAATATGTGCCTTGTAAGCACTGTAAAGGTTCTGGTGCTGATGGTGGTGCTTCGCACAGTACTTGTACTACGTGTAATGGCTCTGGGCAGGTAACCCGAATATCAAATACCATACTGGGACAGATGCAAACCGCATCTACTTGTCCTACTTGTGGAGGAGAAGGTAAAATAATTACCAATAAGTGTAAATATTGTGCAGGAGAAGGTATCGAGAAGGATGAGGAGGTAATTCCTATTAATATACCTGCTGGAGTCGAAGAGGGTATGCAGTTGTCGGTATCTGGTAAAGGTAATGCCGCACGTCGGGGTGGAATCAATGGTGATTTGTTAGTGCTTATACATGAGGAAGAACATCCGGAGTTGGTTCGTGATGGAAGAGACTTGTTATACAACCTTTTTGTTAGTATCCCAGATGCTACCTTAGGTGCGCCAGTAGAAATACCAACACTGGAAGGTCGTGTAAAAGTTAAGATTGAAGCTGGTACACAGCCGGGTAAAGTGTTACGACTTAGAGGTAAGGGATTGCCAGAGGTGAACGCATATGGAAGAGGGGATTTGTTGGTGAAAATAAATGTGTGGATTCCTAAAGACCTTTCTCGTGATGAGAAAAAAGCGCTGGAAAAAATGGCTGAGTCGGATAGTTTTACTCCGAAACCATCATCGCATGAAAAGAATTTTTTTAGTAGAATGAAAGATATGTTTTAG
- a CDS encoding OmpH family outer membrane protein, with the protein MKLIKQLFIGLALMGSTTMVSAQSNFKFGHVNTNALLSTMSELQTIDQQLKSEYETLEGQLTTMQEDLKKLQTDYLTKLQAGTMAPEERANLETQLQETNAKVQNFYQTSQQSLQQKEQELKKPIYDKVSNAIQEVGAENGFLYIFEEAGGLAVYKSEKSMDVSDLVKKKLGIQ; encoded by the coding sequence ATGAAACTGATTAAACAACTTTTTATTGGATTGGCTCTGATGGGTAGTACTACCATGGTGTCGGCACAATCCAATTTTAAATTCGGACATGTCAATACAAATGCACTATTGTCAACCATGTCTGAATTGCAAACAATTGACCAGCAGTTAAAAAGCGAATACGAAACGCTGGAAGGACAATTGACTACCATGCAGGAAGATTTGAAAAAACTTCAAACGGATTATCTTACAAAATTACAGGCAGGAACCATGGCTCCAGAAGAAAGAGCTAATCTGGAAACGCAGTTGCAGGAAACAAATGCCAAGGTTCAAAACTTTTATCAGACATCGCAGCAGTCGCTGCAGCAGAAAGAACAGGAACTGAAAAAGCCTATTTATGATAAGGTCAGTAATGCTATTCAGGAAGTGGGAGCTGAAAATGGTTTTCTATATATCTTTGAGGAAGCAGGTGGACTGGCCGTTTATAAGTCTGAAAAAAGTATGGATGTATCAGACTTGGTAAAAAAGAAACTAGGAATTCAATAA
- a CDS encoding nucleotide exchange factor GrpE: MANKGSKKHQKEEEIEEKVTANDTDAQEEQVEETVEEGVDKDENEENTEELSDQSEEEMSEEEKKIEELSLKVSELNDRYLRLTAEYDNYRKRTLKERMELMKTAGEGLLKGLLPVVDDFDRAILHLDEASDLEAVKEGIDLIYNKFQEFLKQNGVVEIEAKEKDFDTDLHEAITKIPAPTEEMKGKVMDCVEKGYMLNDKVMRFSKVVVGE, encoded by the coding sequence ATGGCAAACAAAGGATCAAAAAAACATCAGAAGGAGGAAGAAATAGAAGAGAAGGTAACCGCTAATGATACTGATGCACAAGAGGAGCAAGTAGAAGAAACGGTAGAGGAGGGTGTAGATAAGGATGAGAATGAAGAAAACACAGAAGAGCTGTCAGATCAAAGCGAGGAAGAAATGAGTGAAGAAGAAAAGAAAATAGAGGAACTGTCATTAAAAGTTTCTGAATTAAACGATCGGTATCTGCGTTTAACGGCAGAGTATGATAATTACCGTAAACGTACTTTGAAGGAACGTATGGAGTTAATGAAGACTGCCGGAGAAGGACTGTTGAAAGGTCTTTTACCCGTGGTGGATGATTTTGACAGGGCAATTTTGCATTTAGACGAAGCCTCTGATTTGGAAGCTGTAAAAGAAGGCATAGATTTGATCTACAATAAATTTCAGGAGTTTTTAAAACAGAATGGTGTGGTTGAGATTGAAGCCAAAGAAAAAGATTTTGATACAGATTTGCATGAGGCGATTACCAAAATTCCCGCTCCTACAGAGGAGATGAAAGGAAAAGTGATGGACTGCGTTGAGAAAGGTTATATGTTGAATGATAAAGTGATGCGCTTTTCAAAAGTTGTTGTAGGAGAATAA
- the kbl gene encoding glycine C-acetyltransferase: MYGDFKDHLIQELDQIKESGLYKNERIITTAQGADIQVSTGEHVLNFCANNYLGLSSHPRVIKAAQDVMNTHGYGMSSVRFICGTQDIHKTLEQKIAKFLGTEDTILYAACFDANGGVFEPLLGAEDAIISDELNHASIIDGVRLCKAARYRYKHANMADLEEQLKKSQKQRYRIIVTDGVFSMDGDIAKLNEICDLAEKYNSMVMVDDSHASGFIGTKGRGTHEYHNVMDRVDIITSTLGKALGGALGGFTSGKKEIIDMLRQRSRPYLFSNSLAPAIVGAASEVFDMLTESTEYRDKVVENAAYFKERIQAAGFDIKPTNSAIVALMLYDAKLSQEFAEKLLAEGIYVIGFYYPVVPKGQARIRIQISAAHEKKHLDKAIDAFVKIGKELKVI, translated from the coding sequence ATGTACGGAGATTTCAAAGATCACCTTATTCAGGAACTTGATCAAATCAAAGAATCGGGTTTATATAAAAATGAAAGAATTATTACCACGGCTCAAGGTGCAGACATTCAAGTGAGCACTGGCGAACATGTATTGAATTTCTGCGCCAACAACTACCTGGGACTCTCATCGCATCCCCGAGTGATAAAAGCGGCGCAGGATGTGATGAATACCCACGGTTACGGGATGTCGTCGGTCCGTTTTATCTGTGGCACACAAGATATTCATAAAACACTGGAACAAAAGATCGCTAAATTTCTTGGCACAGAAGACACCATATTATATGCGGCATGCTTTGATGCCAACGGTGGTGTCTTTGAACCATTATTAGGTGCTGAAGATGCCATTATCTCTGACGAACTAAACCACGCTTCTATTATTGATGGAGTTCGCTTGTGTAAAGCAGCTCGTTACAGATACAAGCACGCCAACATGGCCGATCTGGAGGAGCAACTTAAAAAATCTCAAAAACAACGCTACAGAATCATCGTTACCGACGGCGTTTTCTCAATGGACGGCGATATTGCTAAATTAAATGAAATTTGTGATTTGGCCGAAAAATACAACAGCATGGTGATGGTAGACGACAGTCATGCCTCGGGTTTTATTGGCACAAAAGGCCGTGGAACTCACGAGTACCACAATGTAATGGATCGTGTTGATATTATCACCAGTACTCTGGGTAAAGCACTGGGTGGTGCTTTAGGCGGGTTCACCAGTGGCAAAAAAGAAATTATTGATATGCTTCGTCAACGTTCTCGTCCTTATTTATTTTCTAACTCCTTGGCTCCAGCCATTGTAGGGGCCGCATCTGAAGTGTTTGATATGCTCACCGAATCTACGGAGTATCGCGACAAAGTAGTTGAAAATGCTGCTTATTTTAAAGAAAGGATACAGGCAGCTGGCTTCGATATCAAACCCACAAATTCTGCCATTGTAGCTTTGATGCTTTACGATGCAAAATTATCGCAAGAATTCGCTGAAAAACTATTGGCAGAGGGTATCTATGTTATTGGATTCTATTATCCGGTAGTACCCAAAGGACAAGCACGAATTAGAATTCAGATTTCAGCAGCACACGAGAAAAAACATTTAGACAAGGCCATTGATGCCTTTGTTAAAATAGGAAAAGAATTAAAGGTGATCTAA
- a CDS encoding isoprenyl transferase — translation MVFKKKAKTNYNMSVKDKLIKERLPKHVAIIMDGNGRWAKKRGNSRVFGHKNGVKAVRAVTEAAAELGIGYVTLYAFSTENWNRPKREVDALMSLLVSTISSETKTLMENNVKLGVIGCVDTLPKDVHRKLMECMEKTSQNNGLTLNLALSYSSRWEITDAVRKIARMVKDNELEPDDVNAEIISNNLTTANIPDPELMIRTSGELRISNFLLWQLAYAELYFCDTLWPDFQKEDFYEALNDYQGRERRFGKISEQLTK, via the coding sequence GTGGTTTTTAAAAAAAAGGCAAAGACAAATTATAATATGTCAGTAAAGGATAAACTGATAAAGGAAAGATTGCCCAAGCATGTGGCCATCATCATGGATGGCAATGGACGTTGGGCAAAAAAGAGAGGAAACTCAAGGGTTTTTGGGCATAAGAATGGCGTCAAAGCCGTTCGGGCAGTAACAGAAGCTGCCGCAGAATTGGGTATTGGGTATGTTACATTATATGCTTTTTCCACCGAAAACTGGAACCGTCCCAAACGCGAAGTGGATGCCTTGATGTCGTTGTTGGTTTCTACCATTAGCTCCGAAACAAAAACATTGATGGAAAACAATGTAAAGTTAGGTGTAATTGGTTGTGTGGATACCTTACCCAAAGATGTGCATCGTAAGTTGATGGAGTGCATGGAAAAAACGTCACAAAACAATGGTCTCACCTTAAATTTAGCCTTGAGTTATAGTTCTCGTTGGGAGATTACCGATGCAGTTCGTAAGATAGCACGGATGGTTAAAGATAATGAATTAGAACCTGATGATGTAAATGCCGAGATAATTTCCAATAACTTAACTACTGCCAATATACCCGATCCTGAACTAATGATCAGAACAAGTGGTGAATTACGCATAAGTAACTTTTTGCTTTGGCAGTTGGCTTATGCCGAACTTTATTTTTGTGATACGCTCTGGCCCGACTTTCAGAAGGAAGATTTTTATGAGGCTTTGAATGATTATCAAGGCAGGGAAAGAAGATTTGGAAAAATAAGCGAACAATTAACAAAATAG
- a CDS encoding OmpH family outer membrane protein: MKSIKLLLVVVAIVFSSSAIAQELKFGHVNIQKLVTELPEKQAADKKLQSEAQKLEENLKVMNEELEAKYNDYMEKRDTLPELIVATKEKEIQELQQRLQNFKMLAQQNLQTQEQQMLQPIIEKVQKAIDEVGAENGFIYIFDVSSRVVIYHSEQSTDVEELVKAKLAVSAN; encoded by the coding sequence ATGAAATCGATAAAATTACTATTAGTTGTTGTGGCCATTGTGTTTAGCTCAAGCGCAATTGCTCAAGAGTTAAAATTCGGACATGTTAATATTCAAAAGTTAGTTACTGAACTACCAGAGAAACAAGCTGCCGATAAGAAATTGCAGAGCGAAGCCCAAAAGTTAGAGGAAAACCTGAAGGTGATGAATGAAGAGTTGGAGGCTAAGTACAACGATTACATGGAGAAGAGAGATACTTTACCGGAGCTTATTGTTGCTACCAAAGAAAAAGAGATTCAGGAATTGCAGCAACGTTTGCAAAACTTTAAAATGTTAGCACAGCAAAACCTACAAACACAAGAGCAGCAAATGCTGCAACCTATCATCGAAAAAGTTCAGAAAGCGATTGATGAAGTAGGTGCAGAAAATGGGTTTATTTATATCTTTGATGTGAGTTCAAGGGTTGTTATTTATCACTCAGAGCAGAGTACTGATGTGGAAGAATTGGTGAAAGCTAAATTAGCTGTTTCTGCAAACTAA
- the porG gene encoding type IX secretion system protein PorG: protein MYLKSRYKVKLRLKIAYVFVGLFVAITFSRAQDKFEVGGYMGTSYYMGDLNPQKQFYQPSLSFGGIARYVLNDRYAVKGTLGIAGLKGSYPNNNVLFPEGEVPYSFERKVADGTVQMEFNFKSYDHPFVSTTTFTPYISLGFGTSVYKRFSTETGNNSQQTVFILSLPFGIGAKYKINRWIRVGAEWSFRKTFVDDLDVVGSDLPVNTADPYGFDNEGKIHNNDIYSVASVHLTFSLFRRKAQCNSGF, encoded by the coding sequence ATGTATTTAAAGTCAAGATATAAAGTTAAACTTAGGTTAAAGATAGCATATGTTTTTGTGGGACTGTTTGTTGCTATTACTTTTAGCAGAGCGCAGGATAAATTTGAGGTGGGAGGGTATATGGGCACATCCTATTATATGGGTGATCTGAATCCTCAAAAACAATTTTACCAACCCAGTTTGTCATTTGGAGGGATAGCACGTTATGTACTCAATGATAGATATGCGGTAAAAGGCACCCTTGGAATAGCAGGTTTAAAAGGAAGTTACCCAAATAATAATGTATTGTTTCCCGAAGGTGAAGTGCCTTATTCTTTTGAAAGGAAGGTGGCCGATGGAACGGTACAGATGGAATTTAATTTTAAGTCGTACGATCATCCTTTTGTGAGTACAACTACTTTTACACCGTATATTTCATTGGGCTTTGGTACAAGTGTTTATAAAAGATTTTCGACAGAAACTGGAAATAATTCACAACAAACGGTTTTTATATTATCTTTGCCTTTCGGTATTGGTGCCAAGTATAAAATAAACAGGTGGATAAGGGTTGGAGCGGAGTGGAGTTTCAGAAAAACTTTTGTTGACGATTTAGATGTGGTTGGTTCAGATTTGCCAGTAAATACAGCGGATCCGTATGGATTCGATAATGAAGGAAAAATACATAATAATGATATTTACTCGGTTGCGAGTGTGCATCTGACGTTTAGTTTATTTAGAAGAAAGGCACAGTGTAATAGTGGTTTTTAA
- a CDS encoding gamma carbonic anhydrase family protein: MALIKEVRGFSPKMGENVFLAENATIVGDVEMGNDCSVWFNAVLRGDVNSIRIGNKVNIQDGSVLHTLYQKSTIEIGDNVSIGHNVTIHGAKIENNVLVGMGATILDDAVIGENSIIAANSLILSKTKVEPNSIYAGVPAKKVKDIEPEQTKEMIHKIANNYLMYSSWYKE, from the coding sequence ATGGCACTAATAAAAGAAGTAAGAGGATTTAGCCCCAAAATGGGTGAGAATGTATTTTTGGCCGAAAATGCCACGATTGTTGGAGACGTTGAAATGGGTAACGACTGCAGTGTTTGGTTTAATGCTGTACTCAGAGGGGATGTAAACTCTATCCGAATAGGCAACAAGGTTAACATTCAGGATGGTTCTGTTTTACACACCTTATATCAAAAATCAACCATCGAAATAGGAGATAATGTATCCATAGGTCACAATGTCACCATTCATGGTGCTAAGATAGAGAATAATGTACTGGTAGGAATGGGTGCTACTATACTTGATGATGCAGTTATCGGAGAAAACTCGATTATTGCAGCCAACTCATTAATATTAAGCAAAACAAAGGTAGAACCTAACAGCATCTATGCCGGTGTCCCTGCAAAAAAAGTAAAAGATATTGAACCAGAACAAACCAAGGAGATGATTCATAAAATAGCCAATAACTATTTAATGTACTCCAGTTGGTATAAAGAGTAG